In one Sphingobacterium daejeonense genomic region, the following are encoded:
- a CDS encoding heavy metal translocating P-type ATPase — translation MDHKHIYNSNGVCEICSQTAKVYKNANADDLLKSNKKVKQSADLTKEHGHQHTDDDGHDHEHSHDDGHDHDHSHDVDGNLFILFRPAIISLVLLLSALAFDHLFKFSWFTGWLRIIWYIAAYLPVGLPVLKDAMISIKKGNFFSEFFLMGLATLGAFAIGEYPEGVAVMLFYAVGEAFQTLAVSRAKSNIKALLDQRPDEANILVDGKTKVIKALDAKIGDIVQLKPGEKLALDGKLISDSGSFNTAALTGESKPDTKNKGETVLAGMINLNTVTQVEITSAYEDSKLSKILEMVQNASTQKAPTELFISKFAKIYTPIVVFLAIGIAFIPALFVNDYVFQDWLYRALIFLVVSCPCALVISIPLGYFGGIGAASKHGILVKGGNFLDSLAAVKHVVMDKTGTMTEGVFKVAEVNFDQQVDQQQILKYVNEIENNSTHPVATAIHEYVGEIQENITIQNVEEITGHGLRGTVDQKELLVGNYKLMDKYNISYPKEHREIVFTTIAVAFDEKYIGYISIADKIKAGAKETIEVLHKEGVNVTMLSGDKSTVVNEVAKELKIDSAYGDLLPEDKVERLKAVKANDRIVAFVGDGVNDAPVVAISDVGIAMGGLGSDATIETADVVIQDDKPLKIPMSIMIGKKTKKIVWQNIGLAFGVKAIVLILGAGGLATMWEAVFADVGVALLAILNAVRIQKTDFNKLLNKRSN, via the coding sequence ATGGATCACAAACATATATATAATAGCAATGGCGTTTGCGAAATTTGCAGTCAAACGGCTAAAGTTTATAAAAATGCAAATGCTGATGACCTTTTAAAATCCAACAAAAAAGTAAAACAAAGTGCTGATCTTACCAAAGAACATGGTCATCAGCATACAGATGATGATGGACATGACCACGAGCACTCACACGATGATGGACATGATCACGATCATTCTCATGATGTCGATGGAAATCTATTTATCCTGTTTAGACCTGCAATTATCAGTTTAGTATTATTGCTTTCAGCATTAGCTTTTGATCATCTTTTTAAATTCTCTTGGTTTACAGGTTGGCTTAGAATCATTTGGTATATAGCTGCATATTTACCAGTAGGTCTACCGGTACTTAAAGATGCAATGATCAGTATAAAAAAAGGAAATTTCTTTTCAGAATTTTTCTTGATGGGATTAGCTACCCTAGGTGCTTTTGCAATTGGCGAATATCCAGAAGGTGTAGCAGTTATGCTTTTCTATGCAGTAGGTGAAGCCTTTCAGACACTTGCTGTGTCTAGAGCAAAATCTAATATTAAAGCCCTCCTTGACCAACGACCGGACGAAGCTAATATTTTAGTGGATGGAAAAACTAAAGTTATTAAAGCATTAGATGCCAAAATTGGAGATATAGTTCAGCTCAAACCCGGTGAAAAGTTGGCATTAGACGGAAAGTTAATCTCTGACTCGGGTTCTTTTAACACCGCAGCATTGACTGGCGAAAGTAAACCTGACACTAAAAATAAAGGCGAAACAGTCCTCGCAGGAATGATTAATCTAAATACTGTAACACAAGTGGAGATAACTTCTGCTTATGAGGACAGTAAATTGAGTAAAATTCTGGAAATGGTTCAGAATGCAAGTACACAAAAAGCTCCAACAGAATTATTTATTTCAAAATTTGCGAAAATCTATACCCCAATTGTAGTCTTCCTCGCAATTGGTATCGCTTTTATACCTGCCTTATTTGTTAATGATTATGTCTTTCAAGATTGGCTATACAGAGCCTTGATATTTTTAGTGGTATCCTGTCCTTGTGCATTGGTAATTTCAATCCCATTGGGATATTTTGGTGGGATAGGTGCAGCAAGCAAACATGGAATACTGGTAAAAGGAGGAAACTTCTTGGATAGCTTGGCCGCTGTAAAACACGTCGTCATGGATAAAACTGGAACAATGACAGAAGGCGTATTTAAAGTTGCCGAAGTAAATTTTGATCAACAAGTCGATCAACAACAAATACTAAAGTATGTCAATGAAATAGAAAATAACAGTACCCATCCTGTAGCGACTGCCATACATGAATATGTAGGTGAAATACAAGAAAATATAACCATTCAAAACGTAGAAGAAATTACAGGTCATGGATTAAGAGGTACAGTAGACCAAAAAGAATTGTTGGTTGGAAACTATAAGCTAATGGACAAATACAATATATCATATCCTAAAGAACATAGAGAAATTGTATTTACTACGATAGCGGTAGCATTTGACGAGAAATATATAGGTTATATTAGTATTGCTGACAAAATCAAAGCGGGAGCAAAAGAAACTATAGAAGTATTGCATAAAGAAGGTGTTAATGTGACGATGTTAAGTGGTGACAAGTCTACAGTTGTCAACGAAGTGGCTAAAGAACTAAAGATAGATTCAGCATATGGTGACCTTTTGCCTGAAGACAAAGTTGAAAGATTGAAAGCAGTTAAAGCCAATGATCGTATAGTCGCATTCGTTGGAGATGGAGTTAATGACGCACCTGTTGTAGCAATAAGCGATGTAGGTATCGCTATGGGAGGTTTGGGCTCAGATGCTACTATAGAAACTGCAGATGTCGTAATTCAAGACGATAAACCTTTGAAAATACCTATGTCCATAATGATCGGGAAGAAGACTAAAAAGATTGTTTGGCAGAATATCGGTCTTGCATTTGGCGTTAAAGCGATTGTATTGATCCTCGGAGCAGGTGGATTGGCAACCATGTGGGAAGCCGTTTTTGCAGATGTAGGAGTCGCATTGTTGGCCATTTTAAATGCTGTAAGAATTCAGAAAACAGATTTTAATAAACTTCTTAATAAAAGATCCAATTAA
- a CDS encoding SH3 domain-containing protein yields the protein MSLQSKYQVLIDTAKASGITDLAIAEQEGVLHIQGTAPNADVKNKLWDIYNQIDPNFLTGDVVMNVDVSTAVAGTQAKVITESSNLNIRKGPGTDQPIVGKAAKDEIITLISRANDQWWLVRTKDGEEGYCYAQYLEPVG from the coding sequence ATGAGTTTACAATCAAAATATCAAGTTTTAATTGACACTGCAAAAGCTTCTGGCATAACAGATCTAGCTATTGCTGAACAAGAAGGCGTATTGCATATCCAAGGTACTGCACCAAATGCTGATGTAAAAAACAAACTTTGGGATATCTACAACCAAATTGACCCGAACTTCTTAACCGGTGATGTGGTGATGAATGTAGATGTGTCTACAGCAGTTGCTGGAACACAAGCTAAAGTAATTACTGAAAGTAGCAACCTCAACATTCGTAAAGGTCCAGGAACTGACCAACCAATCGTTGGTAAAGCTGCAAAAGATGAAATAATTACCCTTATAAGTCGCGCTAATGACCAATGGTGGTTAGTAAGAACAAAAGATGGTGAAGAAGGATACTGCTATGCTCAGTACCTTGAGCCAGTGGGTTAA
- a CDS encoding YCF48-related protein, producing the protein MKQIILSFILFTFSCTVNSQTFETLTSGNKSSFRGLSTYKNKVVWVSGSNGVVGKSIDMGKTWEWVSPRGYEKYDFRDIESFSAKEAVIVSAGSPAVILHTKNGGKDWKEVYKNEDPATFLDGMDFQGKTGYILGDPIDGQFQLLKSKNKGRTWEDVTEGIHLFAEPGEAAFAASGTSLQVINDWVYIGTGGSYSSLIKRSEKESRLDVQDVPIWSGSASTGIFSIDFLNEREGVVVGGNYSSDKDNSNNVLLTKNAGLSWEKPGVPVFGYRSCVKYLTPEILIATGTSGTDISKDAGQTWENISTASFNVIAISTDKKSIYLTGSEGNVVSLEL; encoded by the coding sequence ATGAAACAAATAATTTTATCATTTATCCTCTTTACATTTTCATGTACTGTTAATTCACAAACTTTCGAAACCTTAACGTCTGGGAACAAATCTAGTTTCAGAGGGTTATCAACCTATAAAAACAAAGTCGTTTGGGTTAGTGGAAGTAATGGAGTTGTAGGTAAATCCATTGATATGGGTAAAACATGGGAATGGGTTTCACCAAGAGGCTACGAGAAATATGATTTTAGAGACATAGAATCTTTTAGTGCAAAGGAAGCAGTAATAGTAAGTGCAGGTTCACCGGCTGTAATATTACATACTAAGAATGGTGGTAAAGATTGGAAAGAAGTTTACAAGAATGAGGATCCCGCTACTTTTTTAGATGGCATGGATTTTCAAGGCAAGACCGGGTATATTTTAGGCGATCCCATTGATGGACAATTTCAGTTATTGAAAAGTAAGAACAAAGGGCGTACATGGGAAGATGTGACCGAAGGAATCCATTTGTTTGCGGAGCCCGGCGAGGCTGCGTTTGCTGCAAGTGGCACATCCTTGCAAGTTATCAATGATTGGGTTTATATAGGTACTGGCGGCTCCTACTCTAGTTTAATCAAAAGAAGTGAAAAAGAAAGTAGATTAGACGTACAGGATGTCCCTATCTGGTCAGGTTCTGCAAGTACAGGGATTTTTTCCATAGATTTTTTAAATGAACGTGAAGGAGTCGTGGTTGGTGGAAATTATTCTTCAGATAAGGATAATAGCAACAATGTTCTTTTGACAAAAAATGCTGGTCTTTCTTGGGAAAAACCTGGGGTGCCGGTTTTCGGTTACAGATCTTGTGTTAAATACCTAACTCCTGAAATATTGATAGCTACAGGAACTTCAGGAACTGATATTTCCAAGGATGCTGGACAAACTTGGGAAAACATATCCACTGCTAGTTTCAATGTGATAGCTATTTCTACAGATAAAAAGAGTATTTATTTGACTGGAAGCGAAGGAAATGTAGTATCGTTGGAATTGTAG
- a CDS encoding Ig-like domain-containing protein, giving the protein MKLKNSFIVLMILFTIYSCVKLDDHSEELILNPKTAELHIGQKVRFGTNKDNVEWESKNKFIGTISSNGTFNAKHIGKTKVIAQYGEEKKEAAVIVIPQVTGFPEPLIIFGVSKNEIIELEKRKLLANNPVTLIYDSESADVETMYYLFEGNRCSYAIIRYKEMDKSKLDDLLTFYNERYEYYGQDKSDQYFVDQRKKVIVAVSTEEVINARYTTYKAK; this is encoded by the coding sequence ATGAAACTAAAAAATTCATTTATAGTCCTTATGATTTTATTTACAATTTATTCCTGCGTCAAGTTAGATGACCATTCTGAAGAATTGATTTTGAATCCAAAAACAGCTGAATTACATATTGGACAGAAAGTAAGATTTGGGACAAACAAAGATAATGTTGAATGGGAAAGTAAAAACAAATTTATTGGAACGATTAGTTCGAATGGAACATTCAATGCGAAACATATTGGGAAAACAAAAGTCATTGCCCAATATGGGGAAGAGAAAAAAGAAGCAGCGGTTATTGTAATTCCCCAAGTAACAGGATTTCCTGAACCCCTTATAATATTCGGAGTTAGCAAAAACGAAATTATAGAATTAGAAAAAAGAAAACTTCTAGCAAATAATCCCGTGACTTTAATTTATGATTCAGAATCAGCGGATGTTGAAACAATGTATTATCTATTTGAAGGAAATCGTTGTAGCTACGCCATAATTAGGTACAAGGAAATGGATAAATCCAAATTAGATGATCTATTGACATTTTATAATGAAAGATATGAATATTATGGCCAGGATAAATCGGATCAATATTTTGTAGATCAGCGAAAGAAAGTCATTGTTGCTGTTTCCACTGAAGAGGTAATAAATGCTAGGTATACAACTTATAAAGCTAAATGA
- a CDS encoding DUF4382 domain-containing protein has product MKALLGLSLAAAALSLASCSTDNTNTTNGTTPVRIEITDAPAYYDQIILDIDHIEVITEGGKQVIDVDHDPFDMLDYREGKFFLLAEHDVPSGRLQEVRLVLDDDNKIVVNGTPHDLTTPSGQSSGVKIKVQDDLIPNIAYTLALDFDASKSIVHNEKNGKYILKPVIRAIPVAVSGALTGFVSPITSNAHVFAIKGTDTLGTLAGPTGKFYFPGIEQGTYKVDIVPTAGNFLKDSIENVTVTTGEIKDLGQIELSPAN; this is encoded by the coding sequence ATGAAAGCATTACTAGGATTATCATTAGCAGCAGCTGCTTTAAGCTTGGCAAGCTGTAGCACAGACAACACAAACACCACCAATGGTACTACTCCTGTGAGGATTGAAATTACAGATGCACCAGCATATTATGATCAAATCATTTTAGATATCGATCATATTGAGGTTATCACAGAAGGCGGAAAACAAGTAATTGATGTGGACCATGATCCATTTGATATGCTTGATTATCGTGAAGGTAAATTTTTCCTTTTAGCAGAACATGACGTTCCTTCTGGAAGATTGCAAGAAGTAAGATTGGTATTGGATGATGATAACAAAATCGTGGTAAATGGAACCCCTCATGACTTAACAACTCCATCAGGACAATCATCTGGTGTAAAAATCAAAGTTCAGGATGATTTAATCCCTAACATTGCCTATACCTTGGCGTTGGATTTTGATGCATCTAAATCAATTGTTCATAATGAAAAAAATGGCAAATATATATTAAAACCAGTTATTCGTGCGATTCCTGTAGCTGTTTCTGGAGCTTTAACAGGATTTGTTTCTCCAATAACGTCAAATGCTCATGTATTTGCTATTAAAGGAACAGATACATTGGGTACTTTAGCTGGCCCAACTGGTAAATTTTATTTCCCAGGTATTGAACAAGGTACTTACAAGGTTGATATTGTTCCGACCGCCGGTAATTTTCTAAAGGATTCGATTGAAAATGTAACTGTTACTACGGGTGAAATTAAAGATTTAGGTCAAATAGAATTAAGTCCAGCAAACTAG
- a CDS encoding YceH family protein — MEENRSLPNLSAEEIRVLGCLLEKSKTTPEYYPMTLNGLQTACNQKTSRKPVVQYDESLIVQVLDSLRKKGLVSTVVGGGSRVTKYKHNIAIQFPLLPQELAILCLLFLRGPLTAGEINSNSGRLYEFENLDEVQELLNKLSSEEPAYLKQLSKKPGQKEVRFVHLFSEFDEDAYEEESISPASTSNNSTITQLEEKVAQLEEKLNTLREEFDQLMKQLT, encoded by the coding sequence ATGGAAGAAAACAGATCATTGCCGAATTTAAGTGCTGAAGAAATAAGAGTATTAGGATGTTTACTTGAGAAATCAAAGACTACTCCTGAATATTATCCAATGACCCTGAACGGTTTACAAACTGCCTGTAATCAAAAGACTTCAAGAAAGCCAGTGGTACAATATGATGAAAGTCTTATAGTTCAGGTATTAGACAGTCTTCGAAAAAAGGGTTTGGTTTCTACTGTTGTTGGTGGAGGAAGTCGAGTTACAAAATATAAACATAATATCGCAATTCAATTTCCACTTTTACCTCAAGAATTGGCAATTCTTTGTTTGCTTTTTCTGCGCGGTCCATTAACTGCTGGTGAAATAAACAGTAATTCAGGTAGGCTATATGAATTTGAGAATTTGGATGAAGTGCAGGAACTATTAAATAAACTAAGTAGTGAAGAACCAGCTTATTTGAAGCAATTGTCAAAGAAACCTGGGCAAAAGGAGGTTCGGTTTGTCCATTTATTCAGCGAATTTGACGAGGATGCTTATGAGGAGGAATCTATCTCCCCTGCCTCAACATCAAATAATTCAACTATTACACAGTTAGAAGAAAAGGTGGCACAACTCGAAGAAAAACTGAATACATTGAGAGAAGAATTTGATCAATTAATGAAGCAGCTCACGTAG
- a CDS encoding basic secretory protein-like protein: MLKKKTLKWLIPLSIFCGTLYTSCSPHTSVDLPDPELETIVVKDVTDDAQLRVSIENPDGATGQEGSNKLVDGDTTTKYLAKDFKSLSIDFQFDTAKLIASYEFTTGNDFDGRDPMDWKFYGSDDGQNWTELDSHMGMQFRKRRTTYKFYFKNEQQFTYYRWSISKLYNDNMFQVSEFRLIQMPPSSQKDAPREKIDSLSKNGVSLVFINHSDKSELAYQERLMNTYFSVYPKLIADFNPDSKKKLYFIIDPTYEGAAYAFGDVVVFSYDYMEGNPTDGDVVVHETMHHVQQGYQGNVPGWLVEGIADNVRYHYGIDDPDPWTLQDYKPEHNFDGSYGITARFLLWIETHKNENFVKELDRALRDGINYNDFFRQSLGKSIEDTWSEYAQNPAL, encoded by the coding sequence ATGCTGAAAAAGAAAACCTTAAAGTGGTTGATTCCCCTTAGTATTTTCTGTGGGACCCTTTACACGAGTTGTAGTCCGCACACAAGTGTTGATCTTCCAGATCCAGAATTAGAAACAATTGTGGTTAAGGATGTTACTGATGATGCTCAGTTACGTGTGAGCATAGAAAATCCAGATGGTGCAACTGGCCAGGAAGGTTCCAACAAATTGGTTGATGGCGACACGACCACAAAATACTTGGCCAAGGATTTTAAATCATTGAGCATTGATTTCCAATTTGATACGGCCAAACTTATTGCCTCTTATGAATTTACTACTGGTAATGATTTTGATGGAAGAGATCCAATGGATTGGAAGTTTTATGGTTCTGATGATGGCCAAAACTGGACTGAGCTCGATAGTCATATGGGGATGCAATTCAGGAAACGGAGAACTACCTATAAGTTTTATTTTAAGAATGAGCAGCAATTCACCTATTATAGATGGTCGATATCAAAGCTGTATAATGACAATATGTTTCAAGTCTCTGAGTTTAGGCTAATTCAGATGCCACCATCCAGTCAGAAGGATGCTCCGAGAGAAAAAATTGATAGCTTAAGTAAGAATGGTGTCTCTTTAGTTTTTATAAATCATTCTGATAAATCTGAATTAGCATATCAAGAAAGGTTAATGAATACTTATTTCAGTGTATATCCGAAGTTGATTGCTGACTTCAATCCAGATTCTAAAAAGAAGCTCTATTTTATTATCGACCCTACTTATGAAGGTGCAGCCTATGCATTTGGTGACGTAGTAGTATTTAGTTACGATTATATGGAGGGCAATCCTACTGATGGCGATGTTGTGGTGCATGAAACTATGCATCATGTCCAACAAGGATATCAAGGAAATGTTCCAGGCTGGTTGGTTGAAGGTATAGCAGACAATGTAAGGTATCATTATGGAATTGATGACCCTGATCCATGGACTCTTCAAGACTACAAGCCGGAACACAATTTTGATGGGAGCTATGGAATTACTGCAAGGTTTCTATTATGGATTGAAACTCATAAAAATGAAAACTTCGTTAAGGAATTGGATAGAGCATTGAGAGATGGAATCAATTATAACGACTTCTTCCGTCAATCCTTAGGAAAATCGATTGAAGATACATGGAGTGAATATGCACAAAATCCAGCGTTGTAA
- a CDS encoding glycoside hydrolase family 15 protein: MDKRHIYNSGIIGNCNFIAHVHKSTNINWLCWPTFEDSFVFGCLLDVNKGGEFNIKLNDTQITSNQYYLENTNILVTEVKGEHSGFRVTDFAPRFVQYDRYFKPLMLVRIVEPMYGNPSIRVNCHPRANYGRDEFNKFRGSNHIKFEHDKESMRLTTNIPISHFFDEEQGNFLLTEKKYMILSYGNTFEASLQQTAEEFLIKTKIYWRRWTKKANIPNYYQDHIIRSALVLKLHQYEDTGAIIASSTTSLPESPGSGRNWDYRYCWVRDSYYVLTALSHIGKFDELEEFANYITSITQSDSGRLQPLYGILGRKALTEIELDYLEGYRGNKPVRIGNQAYEHIQNDVYGQAMIALLPLYTDYRFPQDERKDAKSWLKYILEKIQMTIDEKDAGIWEFRNIANHHAYSNLFQWAGASAALKIAQQNNYKDIEEQAKTLMDKAAAYIEKCYDPENEVYRNSDEGTNLDASTLQLILMNYLDPSSERAKKHLAAVEKELKGKNGLFYRYLHRDDFGKPKTTFLVCAFWYVEALACVGRLDEAKETFEQLLEYGNDLQLFSEDVHEDDGSQWGNFPQAYSHVGLMNAAYRIAMKLDRPIFLT, from the coding sequence ATGGATAAAAGACATATATATAATAGTGGAATAATTGGGAATTGTAATTTTATCGCTCATGTCCATAAGAGCACGAATATAAACTGGCTTTGTTGGCCGACCTTTGAGGACAGTTTTGTTTTTGGGTGTTTATTGGACGTTAACAAAGGAGGTGAATTCAACATCAAGTTGAATGATACACAAATCACTTCTAATCAATATTATTTAGAGAATACCAATATATTAGTCACCGAAGTAAAGGGTGAGCATTCAGGTTTTAGGGTTACGGACTTTGCTCCACGCTTTGTTCAATATGATCGTTATTTTAAGCCTTTGATGCTAGTTAGGATTGTGGAACCTATGTATGGGAATCCTTCTATTCGTGTGAATTGTCATCCTCGGGCCAATTACGGTCGAGATGAATTCAATAAATTTAGAGGTAGTAATCATATCAAATTTGAGCATGATAAAGAGAGCATGCGTTTGACTACCAATATTCCGATCAGTCATTTTTTTGATGAAGAACAAGGCAACTTTCTATTGACGGAAAAGAAGTATATGATTCTTTCATATGGCAATACTTTTGAAGCTTCCTTACAGCAAACGGCTGAAGAGTTTTTGATCAAAACCAAAATCTACTGGAGGCGTTGGACGAAAAAGGCGAATATTCCTAATTATTATCAGGATCATATTATTCGATCAGCGTTAGTCCTTAAATTGCATCAATACGAAGATACCGGGGCTATTATCGCTTCTAGTACTACGAGTTTACCTGAATCACCGGGCTCTGGTCGGAATTGGGATTATCGATATTGTTGGGTTCGTGACAGTTATTACGTACTTACGGCGCTGAGCCATATTGGTAAATTCGATGAATTGGAGGAATTTGCTAATTACATTACCTCCATAACACAATCAGATTCTGGAAGATTGCAACCTTTGTATGGTATTTTAGGGCGGAAGGCGTTGACAGAGATAGAGTTGGATTATTTGGAAGGTTATCGCGGGAATAAACCTGTTCGAATCGGGAACCAAGCCTATGAGCATATTCAAAACGATGTGTATGGTCAGGCTATGATTGCCCTTCTCCCCTTGTATACAGACTATCGTTTTCCACAAGATGAAAGAAAGGATGCCAAATCATGGTTAAAATATATCTTGGAAAAAATTCAGATGACCATTGATGAAAAAGATGCTGGAATTTGGGAGTTTCGAAATATAGCTAATCATCATGCTTATTCAAACCTATTTCAATGGGCTGGCGCATCTGCAGCTTTGAAGATTGCGCAACAAAATAACTATAAGGATATTGAGGAACAAGCCAAAACCTTAATGGATAAGGCAGCAGCTTATATTGAAAAATGTTATGACCCTGAAAACGAAGTTTACAGAAATTCGGATGAGGGAACAAATTTGGATGCAAGTACCTTACAATTGATTCTTATGAACTATTTAGATCCTAGTTCTGAAAGGGCAAAGAAGCATCTGGCGGCAGTTGAGAAAGAATTGAAGGGTAAGAATGGTCTATTTTATCGCTATCTACATAGGGATGATTTTGGAAAGCCGAAGACTACGTTTTTAGTTTGTGCATTCTGGTATGTTGAAGCGTTGGCCTGTGTTGGTCGTCTGGATGAAGCTAAAGAAACCTTTGAACAATTGCTTGAATATGGCAATGATCTTCAACTATTTTCGGAAGATGTACATGAAGATGATGGTAGCCAATGGGGTAATTTTCCGCAAGCATATAGCCATGTAGGATTGATGAATGCGGCTTATCGTATTGCTATGAAGTTAGATAGGCCTATTTTCCTGACGTAG